Genomic window (Nitrosophilus kaiyonis):
AGCTGTAATTGTATTTGCGCTGCTCCTTCTTAGAGCATCAGTCATTATTAATAGCTCCATTAAATTATCATTTGCAGGAGACCCAGTTGGCTGAACTATAAAAACATCTCTACCTCTTACAGACTCTGAAATTTGTACATTTATCTCACCATCACTAAATCTACTAACAGTAGCTTTGCTTAAAGGTACATCAAGATACTTAGCAACCTCTTTTGCAAATTCTGGATGTGAAGTACCTGAAAAGATTTTATAACCTCTCATAATATCTCCCATAATTTTTTTGAAATTATATCAAACTATCCATCCACCACCAAGAACTTTTTCATCCTCATAAAAAACACCAGCCTGCCCACTTGCAACTCCATAAACACCTTGATACATTGTGACTTCTGCAATGTTATCTTTTATTTTTGCAAAACATGGAACTTTAGGCATTCTATATCTAACTTTGATAGAAGCTTCAAAGCTATCTTTTTCTTCAAACATATTTAAATCTTTCAAAATAACTTTTGTAGTTTCTAAATCCTCTTTTTTACCTACAACAATCTGGTTTTTTTCAGGAATGATTTTTAATACATAATGAGGATGTTTTGCCCTATAAACTCTAAATCCTTTTCTTTTTCCTATTGTATAGTGCATATAACCTTTATGTTCACCTATAACATTTCCATTTTTATCTAAAACTTCGCCCGGCATATCAACTTTTGTAAAATCTTTTAAAATATCTATATAGCTCTTTTCCACAAAACAGATTTCACTACTCTCTTTCTGTTCTGCAATCTCTTTTAATATTGGGATATTTTTCGCAATTTCCTTTACATCTTCTTTAAACATATCTCCTAATGGAAATATTACTCTTGGAAGAACTTTCTTTTCTATATTGAAAAGAAAATAGCTTTGATCTTTACTTTTATCCTTTGCTTCATACAAAAATTTTCCATCAGTTTTTACATAATGGCCAGTTGCTAAAAACTCTGCACCTTTATAATCTGCATAATCAATCAAGGCACCAAATTTTAAGTATCTGTTACATACAGCACATGGATTTGGGGTTTTACCTTCTATATAAGTTTCAACAAATGGAGTATAAACTTTTTCTAAAAAATCTTCAGTTTTATCTAAAACATCTACTTCTATATCTAAAAATTTTGCAACTTTTTCAACATTTTTTATATTTTTTTTATGGTACTCTTCATTTTTATGTAGTTTCATATATACGCCAATAACATTAAATCCCTTTTTCTTCAATAGATAAGCTGTTACTGAAGAATCAACTCCTCCACTCATTGCAACAAGTACTTTACTCAAATTTTTCTCCATTTATTTTTTCTTTTTTTTCTTTACTTTTAACATATTTCTTTAAATTTATCAACATTAAAAATTACTTAATATTTTTTTGAAAAATGATGATATAGAGCCACCTTTTTCTATATTTTTTCCATCTTTTGTTCTATTTTTTGTTATTTTTTTTACAATATCTACCATTTGCAAAGTAGGTTTACTCATAGGCTCTTTTTTTACAAAAAGCTCTCTTATTTTTGAATTTTCACTTATAATTTTACTCCTTTCAATATATCCTAAAAGTTCCAGTTTTATATCTTTTGAAATATGTTTGCTAGCAACTGTTTTTATTTTATTGAATATAAATTTTGCCTCATTCTCATTTTTTACTTCATTTATTATCATATATATCTCATCTTTTATTTTGCTACTATATTTAATCATTGCATAAGCATCCATAATCGCCGAAGGATCAGGTACAGTTATAACAATAGTATCAGTTGAGGCATCTATAAAACTTCTTACACTCTCTCCTATTCCAGCTCCAGTATCAATAATCAAAAAATCAAAATCATTAAATCCGTCTATCTCTTTTAAAAATTTTTCTATTAAATCTTTATCTTTAAAATTTAATATCTCTTCGCCACTCTCTCCTGGAATGAGAATTAGATTTTTATTTATATTTACCAATATCTCTTCAAAAGATGCTTCTCCTTTTAATACATCCAAAATATTTTTCTCAGGTTGAACATTTAATATAATATCAAGATTAGCTAGACCAATATCAGCATCAAATAGTGCCACTTTATAACCATATTGAGAAAGAGTATATGCTAAATTTGCACTTATTGTACTTTTTCCTACACCGCCTTTTCCACTTGTTATTGTAATAAATCTCAAATCATCTCTCCAAGAAGATACAAAGGTATGACAACAGAAGCTCTTTCACTCCATTTTGGATGAGGAATTTTTAAATCTTTTTCATCTACTTTTGAATTATTATAAAATATTATATCAAGATCCAAAGTTCTTGGGGCATTTTTAAAAGTTCTAACTCTTTTAAAACGCTTTTCAATTTTTAAAAGATAATTTAATAATCTTTTTGGTTTCATTGATGTTTTTAGCAATATTACAGCATTGTAAAAATCTGGTTGATCTTTATACCCAAATGGTGGGTTTTTTAAAAGAGGTGATGTTGCTACTATTGAAATTTTATTTGAGTTTTTTAAAATATTTAAAACCTTTTTAAATCTTTTTTTAACATCTCCTAAATTACCTCCTATTCCAATAGTTGCAACAAAAGGCAAATTTTTTGGATTTTTATTTATGTAAGGATATCCATAAGTATAAAATAAAGATAGTTTATTATCAATTTTTCTTTTCAAAAAATCTCCTCATAAAATTTGCGCTTTTCCATTTTTCATAACAACCATATCCTCTATTCTTATTCCAAATTCTCCTGGTATATATATGCCAGGCTCAATTGTAAATACCATTGAGTCCTCTATTATAGTATCACTTTTTGAAGATATAAAAGGCATCTCATGAATATCAAGTCCAACTCCATGCCCCAATGAATGAACAAAATAGCCTTTAAATTCACTACTGTCAATAATTTCTCTTGCAATTTTATCTATCTCTTTTGCTCTCATTCCACTTCTTGCCTTTTTAATAGCCTCATCATGAGCTTTTAAAACTAAATCATACGCCTTTTGAATTTTTGGGTTTTTAAATTTTTGGCTATATTCAAAATTTATATCATTATCATATAAAGATGTCCTCGTTCTATCAGAGCAGTATCTTTTATATTTCACACCTGCATCAAATAAAATCAAATCTCCCTTTTTTAAAATTTTATTGCTAGGAATGGCATGGGGTTTAGCAGCATTTTCATTAATAGCAAATATCGGATCAAAACTAAGATCTCTTTCTCCAAAACTGCTTAAAATTGAGATTGCTTCAAAATGGAGTCTCTTTTCAGTTTTTCCTTCCCCTTCTTTTTTTAAAAAAATACTAAACTCTTCAAAAGCTTTTTTATTCAAAAGGACACTTTTTTTAATTTTTTCTATCTCATCTTCACTTTTTATAGCTCTTTTCTTCCATGAAAAGTTAAAAGCCTCTTTAAGAAAAACTCCACTTTTTTTAAGCTCTTCAACATCTTTTAAATTAAAATCTTTAGGGTCAAACCATAGTTTTTTAACTCTTTTTTTTCTTAATACTCTTCTTGCCTCTTTTATAAGCTCTCTGCTTTCAATAACCTCTGCATTTTTTATATTCTCTTTTGCATCTAATGTATATCTTGAATCTGTTATAAAATAGGCCTCATCATATATTTTTAAAAATATCTCATTATCACATGAATAGCCACACTCATAATATACAGCATTTTCATCTTTTAAAATATAACAATCCATCCCCCATACCTTATATTAGACATTAGACATTTGACATTGGACATTAGACATTAGTAATTAGGAATTGAAACCTCTAAAAAATTACAAATTGAACGAAGGCTTTGAAATTTTAGCTTAAAAATTTTATGTTGGCCTTTAGGCCAAAAAAGTGCACTCACCCGTAAGGGCGCTTGCGTTTGCACTTTTTAATAAAATTTTTAAGCGTTAGTTAACTAAAAATTTCAACTTGCCTGAGTAAAATTTGGTAATTTTTCAGAACATTCAATTAGGAATTGGGAATTAGTGCTTAGTTTTTAACTATCACTATCCACTATCACTAATTCCTTTAACCTTCTTCCTTAATTCCAATAACTAATAACCAATATACCAATTACTAAATCATTGTTGCTGTTTTTTCTGAGCTTCAGCTAATGCTTTCATTTCATTAAAAATCTGAAGCATTGCAACCATTGCCAAATGATAGCTAAATGGTCCAAAACCACTTATTTGTCCAGCACAAACAGGAGCTATCAAAGATTTTTGTCTAAACTCTTCTCTTCTATATATATTTGAGATATGCACTTCAATTGTTGGAATTTGAACTGCAGCTATTGCATCTCTTATAGCTATTGAAGTATGAGTATAAGCAGCTGGATTTATAATAATTCCTTGTGCATCTCCTAAACACTCTTGAATCTTATCAACTATTTCGCCTTCTAAATTGCTTTGAAAAAACTCAATCTCCATACCATTTTGCTCTGCGAAATTTTTCATTTGAGCATGAATATCTTCAAGCTTCATAGGTCCATATATATTTTGCTCTCTAATTCCAAGCATATTAAGATTTGGTCCTTGAATAACAACCACTTTCATTCATAATCCTTTTTATAAGATAATTTAGGGTATGATTATATCAACATTTAACATAATTTTTTTTTAGAGGGCAATATGAAAATAGTTAAAACTAAATATATTTTAACTCCTGATAAAATTATCTCAGATAGAGCAGTAGCTTTTGATGAAAAAATAGTTGATATTGATGAATTTGAGATATTAAAAGAAAAATATCCAGATGCAAAAATAGTTGAATATGAAAATAACAGCTGTTTGCTACCTGGTTTTATAAACTCTCATGTTCATTTGGAATTTAGTGCAAATAAAGCATCACTTTCATATGGAGATTTTATCATTTGGCTAAATAGTGTTATTAAAAAAAGAGAAGAACTTATTCCAAAATGTGATGAAGATTGTTTAAAAAATGCAATAGATACTATGTTAAAATCTGGCATAACTTCATTTGGAGCAGTAAGCAGTTATGGATATGATATGAATGTATGCTCACAAGCTCCGCAAAGGGTAGTCTATTTTAATGAGATAATAGGTTCAAATCCTGCTGCTGCCGATGTTTTATATAATGATTTTATCCAAAGAGTAAAAGAGTCAATAAAATTAAAAGATGAAAAATTTATTCCTGCAATTGCAATTCATTCACCATATTCTGTTCATAGAGTTTTAGTAGAAAAAGCAATAGAGTTTGCCAAAAAAAACTCATTTTTAATATCAACACATTTTATGGAAAGCAGAGCTGAAAGAGAGTGGCTAGATAAAGCTACTGGGGATTTTAAAGCTTTTTTTGAAGACTTTTTAAATCAATCAATTCCTGCAAATAGAGCGTTAGATTTTTTAGAGATGTTTAATGGTACCAATTCATTATTTGTACATACTGTATGGTGCAATGAAAAAGAGCTTGAAATTATTGAAAAAAATAGACACTCAATTATTCACTGTCCAGTCTCAAATAGGCTTCTTGGAAACGGAGCACTAGATATTGGTAAAATAAAATATCTAGGTATCAACTTTTTAACAGCTACAGATGGATTAAGCTCAAACTACTCTTTAAATCTATATGAAGAGCTAAAAAGTGCTCTTTTTGTTCATTATTATATAGACCCAAATGTTTTAGCAATGGACTTAATAAGAAGTGTTACAAAAAATGCAGCTGCTGCACTAAAATTAAATTGTGGAGAAATTGAGATAGGAAAATATGCAGATCTTCAAATAGTAGAACTTCCTGAGGATTTAGATAATTTAAATGAGATTCCTTTAAATATCATTCTTCATACAAAAAAAGTAAAAAATGTTTTTATTTCAGGAGAGATGTATGAGTGATTTTTTTAAAAAGATTTTTAAACCAATAACTGCTCTACTTGAATTTATACAAAAATATTTTAAATCCTTAATCTTCTTACTTATAGTTTTTTTGATTTTTTCATCTTCAAAACAGCAAGCCTTGCAAAAACCAAATTTAATGGAGATAGAGTTAAAAGGTCCAATAATTGATGCAAAAGAGATACTCAAAAAAATTGATGAAGCAAATAGGCCAAATATTAAAGGTGTTTTGTTTGTTGTTAGCTCTCCTGGAGGTGCGGTTGCTCCATCTATTGAGATATCACTTGCTATTAAAAAATTAAAAGAAAAAAAACCAGTTATAGCATATGCTGCTGGAACTATGGCTAGTGGTAGTTATTATGCATCTATTTGGGCTAATAAAATCATAGCAAACCCTGGAAGTGCAATTGGATCTATTGGTGTAATATTTGAAAGTGCAAATATAAAAAAACTTATTGACAAAATTGGCATTGAGCCTCAAGTTGTTAAAGCTGGAAAATATAAAGAGGTAGGCACTCCTTTTAGAGAGTGGAAAAGCTATGAAAAAGAAGAGATTAAAAAGGTTATTTTTGATACATATGACATGTTTGTAAAAGATGTAGCAAAAGCAAGAGGTTTAAAAATAGAAGATAAAGATAAATTTGCCGAAGCTCATATTTTTACTGCAAGACAAGCAAAGAAAGTTGGCCTTATAGATAAAGTAGGTACTATCTATGATGCAAAAAAAGAGTTAATAAAGCTTAGCGGTGTAAAAAGAGCAATCTGGAAAAAAGAGGATAAATTTGAAAAATTTATGGAAAAAATTGTAGATGAGACATCAACAAAAATAACCTCTTTACTATTTGGATTTACAATTAAATAGTTTATGATAAATTCTTTTTAGATAGAGCTTTTGCCTCTATCACAACATCTTTAGTTTGAAGTTCAAAAATATCATCAATCTCTATATCTTTTAAATCAACTACCTTTTTATTTTTTACAACTTGTGCAAAACCTTTTTTAATCTCTTTTGACCTATATATATTTTCAATTTTCTCTTTTAAATGCTCTATATCTTTACTTTTATGAAATATTAGATTTTTCATTGTTTGAGATAATGAATCTTTTAGTCTTGGAATTTGTGACTCTTGCTTTTGAATATAAAAAGTAAAACTATTTTGTAAAGAAGATAGAAGGTTTTTTATATCATTTTCATAAAATTTTAATTTTCTTTTAGGTGATAACTGCTCAAAAGATTTGTACATATGTGATAATAGCTCAAATTTATGCATGTTTATCTTTTTAAATGAATTTTTTAAACTCTCTTCTAATGCATCAATATTTAATAATGCCTCATATTTATCTGGTAATATCATCTCCATAGCTGCACTTGGAGTAGGGGCTCTTAGATCTGCTACAAAATCACTAATTAAATAGTCTATCTCATGACCCACTGCAGAAACAATAGGAGTTTTTGCTCTATATATAGCATCAGCTACTATCTCTTCATTAAAACACCATAAATCTTCTAAACTTCCTCCACCTCTTCCTATTATCATAACATCAGCACCAAGACTATCTGCAATTTTTATAGAATCAGCTATATCTTTTGCAGCTTCTTTCCCTTGAACAAGAGAGTTAATAATATATATTTTTACAAGTGGCCATCTGTTATTTACAACTCTTAGCATATCTTGAAGAGCCGCACCAGTTCTTGAAGTAACAATTGCAATAGTATCTATATATTTTGGGATCTCTTTTTTTCTCTCTTTTTTAAAATAACCCTTT
Coding sequences:
- the folK gene encoding 2-amino-4-hydroxy-6-hydroxymethyldihydropteridine diphosphokinase, with product MKRKIDNKLSLFYTYGYPYINKNPKNLPFVATIGIGGNLGDVKKRFKKVLNILKNSNKISIVATSPLLKNPPFGYKDQPDFYNAVILLKTSMKPKRLLNYLLKIEKRFKRVRTFKNAPRTLDLDIIFYNNSKVDEKDLKIPHPKWSERASVVIPLYLLGEMI
- a CDS encoding M24 family metallopeptidase; its protein translation is MDCYILKDENAVYYECGYSCDNEIFLKIYDEAYFITDSRYTLDAKENIKNAEVIESRELIKEARRVLRKKRVKKLWFDPKDFNLKDVEELKKSGVFLKEAFNFSWKKRAIKSEDEIEKIKKSVLLNKKAFEEFSIFLKKEGEGKTEKRLHFEAISILSSFGERDLSFDPIFAINENAAKPHAIPSNKILKKGDLILFDAGVKYKRYCSDRTRTSLYDNDINFEYSQKFKNPKIQKAYDLVLKAHDEAIKKARSGMRAKEIDKIAREIIDSSEFKGYFVHSLGHGVGLDIHEMPFISSKSDTIIEDSMVFTIEPGIYIPGEFGIRIEDMVVMKNGKAQIL
- the aroQ gene encoding type II 3-dehydroquinate dehydratase gives rise to the protein MKVVVIQGPNLNMLGIREQNIYGPMKLEDIHAQMKNFAEQNGMEIEFFQSNLEGEIVDKIQECLGDAQGIIINPAAYTHTSIAIRDAIAAVQIPTIEVHISNIYRREEFRQKSLIAPVCAGQISGFGPFSYHLAMVAMLQIFNEMKALAEAQKKQQQ
- the mnmA gene encoding tRNA 2-thiouridine(34) synthase MnmA → MEKNLSKVLVAMSGGVDSSVTAYLLKKKGFNVIGVYMKLHKNEEYHKKNIKNVEKVAKFLDIEVDVLDKTEDFLEKVYTPFVETYIEGKTPNPCAVCNRYLKFGALIDYADYKGAEFLATGHYVKTDGKFLYEAKDKSKDQSYFLFNIEKKVLPRVIFPLGDMFKEDVKEIAKNIPILKEIAEQKESSEICFVEKSYIDILKDFTKVDMPGEVLDKNGNVIGEHKGYMHYTIGKRKGFRVYRAKHPHYVLKIIPEKNQIVVGKKEDLETTKVILKDLNMFEEKDSFEASIKVRYRMPKVPCFAKIKDNIAEVTMYQGVYGVASGQAGVFYEDEKVLGGGWIV
- the xseA gene encoding exodeoxyribonuclease VII large subunit codes for the protein MNIITVSELNEKIKNLLESHFIEVYVEGEISRPTYHTSGHLYFSLKDELSVIRAVMFRSYVRGLDFKLEDGLKVIVSGKIGVYKPRGEYQLYATKIHLSGTGSLALAFEQLKKRLEAKGYFKKERKKEIPKYIDTIAIVTSRTGAALQDMLRVVNNRWPLVKIYIINSLVQGKEAAKDIADSIKIADSLGADVMIIGRGGGSLEDLWCFNEEIVADAIYRAKTPIVSAVGHEIDYLISDFVADLRAPTPSAAMEMILPDKYEALLNIDALEESLKNSFKKINMHKFELLSHMYKSFEQLSPKRKLKFYENDIKNLLSSLQNSFTFYIQKQESQIPRLKDSLSQTMKNLIFHKSKDIEHLKEKIENIYRSKEIKKGFAQVVKNKKVVDLKDIEIDDIFELQTKDVVIEAKALSKKNLS
- the mqnF gene encoding aminofutalosine deaminase family hydrolase, producing the protein MKIVKTKYILTPDKIISDRAVAFDEKIVDIDEFEILKEKYPDAKIVEYENNSCLLPGFINSHVHLEFSANKASLSYGDFIIWLNSVIKKREELIPKCDEDCLKNAIDTMLKSGITSFGAVSSYGYDMNVCSQAPQRVVYFNEIIGSNPAAADVLYNDFIQRVKESIKLKDEKFIPAIAIHSPYSVHRVLVEKAIEFAKKNSFLISTHFMESRAEREWLDKATGDFKAFFEDFLNQSIPANRALDFLEMFNGTNSLFVHTVWCNEKELEIIEKNRHSIIHCPVSNRLLGNGALDIGKIKYLGINFLTATDGLSSNYSLNLYEELKSALFVHYYIDPNVLAMDLIRSVTKNAAAALKLNCGEIEIGKYADLQIVELPEDLDNLNEIPLNIILHTKKVKNVFISGEMYE
- a CDS encoding P-loop NTPase, with protein sequence MRFITITSGKGGVGKSTISANLAYTLSQYGYKVALFDADIGLANLDIILNVQPEKNILDVLKGEASFEEILVNINKNLILIPGESGEEILNFKDKDLIEKFLKEIDGFNDFDFLIIDTGAGIGESVRSFIDASTDTIVITVPDPSAIMDAYAMIKYSSKIKDEIYMIINEVKNENEAKFIFNKIKTVASKHISKDIKLELLGYIERSKIISENSKIRELFVKKEPMSKPTLQMVDIVKKITKNRTKDGKNIEKGGSISSFFKKILSNF
- the sppA gene encoding signal peptide peptidase SppA is translated as MSDFFKKIFKPITALLEFIQKYFKSLIFLLIVFLIFSSSKQQALQKPNLMEIELKGPIIDAKEILKKIDEANRPNIKGVLFVVSSPGGAVAPSIEISLAIKKLKEKKPVIAYAAGTMASGSYYASIWANKIIANPGSAIGSIGVIFESANIKKLIDKIGIEPQVVKAGKYKEVGTPFREWKSYEKEEIKKVIFDTYDMFVKDVAKARGLKIEDKDKFAEAHIFTARQAKKVGLIDKVGTIYDAKKELIKLSGVKRAIWKKEDKFEKFMEKIVDETSTKITSLLFGFTIK